A genomic segment from Nicotiana sylvestris chromosome 1, ASM39365v2, whole genome shotgun sequence encodes:
- the LOC138876822 gene encoding uncharacterized protein: MVEGLVNKLSMKNGKPYVVAEKRSPSDVIAKQEKSKVVVPGTKVIPWNYERVIVTYKGKEVKEEVNEAQGLTLSGRCFAPEELRKAKTSRDNQVLIKKAVTKEEAKKFLRKMKVQDYSIVEQLRKTPAQIFLLSLLIHSDEHLRALMKMMNEVHVPNKISVNHLEKIANKIFEVNRVTFSDDELHVEGRSWIHAAKVVPSTLHQMVKFEWDSQEIIVHGKDNSCAHSDASVPFIEVEDEKGPWFYQVFETVPVEKVLEGKSVPTPKIASTSVMVDSEMLKNGFVPGKGLGASLQGIIQPVSLPENLGTYGLGFKPTTADVRRARKLKQRVWVLPKPIPRLSRSFVKPGVRKRPVTTVPSSVVDIDEELIERFQRLFDDVNMVEFGEGSSKANMQFVELNVKLNNWKATPLPTHKESCSFYAGFSDMTCMRNLRPSLKSQSNSEVIIQEIDCDDELEYDEEEAFEEISKELNHFEEKPKPNMNDTEAINLEDPDNVRKTKIIVHLEPQIIEEIIKALFEYNDIFAWSYDDIPGLSTDLVVYKLPINPAFPPVKQKLRKFKTDMSVKIKFTKQLNAKVIRVTRYPTWLANVVSVPNKDDKTRVCVDYRDLNKASPKDNFPLPNIHILIDNCAKH, encoded by the exons ATGGTTGAAGGATtagtgaacaagttgagcatgaAAAACGGTAAGCCATATGTGGTAGCTGAGAAAAGATCCCCAAGTGATGTTAtagcaaagcaagaaaagtcaaaagtggttgtgccagg TACCAAGgttatcccatggaactatgaacgggtgatagtgacctacaagggaaaggaagtgaaagaagaagtcaatgaggcccaaGGATTAACTctttcggggagatgctttgccccggaagagttaaggaaagctaaaacatccagagataacCAAGTTCTAATAAAGAAAGCAGTCACTAAAGAAGAGGCAAAGAagtttctgagaaaaatgaaggtacaagattattccatcgtgGAGCAGCTGAGAAAGACGCCCGCTCAGATTTTcttgttatcattgttgatccactcAGATGAACATCTTAGGGCCCTGATGAAAATGATGAACGAAGTTCATGTTCCCAataaaatttcagtaaaccatttggaaaagatcgccaacaaaatatttgaggtgaacagggtcacCTTCTCTGATGACGAGTTGCATGTGGAAG GTCGAtcttggattcatgccgccaaagtagtcccgtccactctgcatcagatggtcaagttcgaatgggatagccAGGAGATCATCGTGCATGGTAAGGATAATTcgtgtgctcacagtgatgcctctgtcccgttcattgaggttgaagatgaaAAAGGGCCTTGGTTTTATCAAGTGTTTGAAACAGTGCCGGTCGAGAAGGTTCTAGAAGGGAAAtctgttccaactccaaagatagccTCTACATCCGTCATGGTGGACTCCGAGAtgctgaaaaatggttttgtgccaggtaaaggtctgggtgcatccTTGCAGGGTATTATACAGCCCGTGTCCCTCCCTGAAAACTTAGGTACGTATGGTCTTGGATTCAAACCCACAACGGCAGATGTGAGAAGggctagaaagttgaaacagagggtgTGGGTACTTCCGAAGCCTATTCCGCGTCTATctaggtcttttgtcaagcctGGTGTCAGGAAACGCCCAGTGACAACAGTTCCAAGTTCcgtggttgacattgatgaagagttaattgaaaggttccagaggttgtttgatgatgtgaacatggtggaatttggagaaggttctagcaaagcgaACATGCAGTTCGTCGAGCTgaatgtaaagcttaacaattggaaggctactcctctccctacccataaggagtcttg ttctttttatgctggtttcagtgacatgacatgcatgaggaatcttcggccaagtcttaaaagtcaatctaattctgaagtAATAATCCAGGAAATAGACTGTGATGATGAATTAGAATATGATGAGGaagaggcctttgaagagatcaGTAAGGAACtaaatcattttgaagaaaaacccaagcctaatatgAATGATACGGAAGCAATCAATCTAGAGGACCCAGATAATGTCAGAAAAACTAAGATAATcgtccatcttgaaccgcaaatcatagaggaaataattaaagcattgtttgagtataatgatatttttgcatggtcatatgatgacataccaggcttgagtaccgatttggtggtcTACAAATTGCCAATtaatccagcattccctcctgttaagcagaaattgagaaagttcaaaactgacatgagtgtgaagatcaaattCACAAAGCAGCTtaatgcaaaggtcattcgagtcacgcggtatcccacgtggttagccaatgttgtgtctGTGCCAAATAAAGATgataagaccagagtgtgtgttgattatcgtgaCCTCaataaagcaagtccaaaggacaacttcccactgccaaatatccacattttgattgataattgtgccaaacattag
- the LOC138876821 gene encoding uncharacterized protein has translation MLRLDLGSTEVEALFVVLHYLPQLSLESFKVYFSEAYAHRETCKVQILLTEFDIIYVARMAMKAQALADHLAENPVDEEYEPLRTYFPGEEVMHIDKVEKDEKPGWKLFFDGAANMKDVGIGAVLIFETGHHYPVTTQLRFYCTNNMAEYEACILGLRLDVDMGVQEVLVLGDSDLLVHQIQGEWETRYLELISYRQCLQDLYQRLKLVEFRNIPRIHNEVADALATLVLMLHHPDKVYVDPLHIQV, from the coding sequence atgttgcgccttgacttgggtagcacagaagttgaagcattatttgtcgtcctacactacttacctcagcTCTCGCTTGAATCCtttaaagtatatttttcagaagcctatgctcacagggagacttgcaaagtgcagattttgctcacagagttcgacattatctatgtggcTCGGatggcgatgaaagcccaagccttggccgaccacttggccgagaacccggtggatgaagaatatgaacctttgagaaCTTACTTTCCTggtgaagaggtaatgcatattgataaggtcgagaaggatgaaaagcccggttggaaactcttctttgatggggctgctaacatgaaagacGTTGGAATAGGGGCTGTACTCATCTTTGAAACAGGGCACCACTACCCTGTCACTACTCAACtccgtttttattgtaccaacaacatggccgagtatgaagcgtgcattttgggtttgaggttagatGTGGACATGGGAGTCCAAGAAGTACTGGTTTTAGGAGATTCAGATCTAttagtgcatcagattcagggagaatgggagaccCGATATTTGGAACTCATATCGTATAGACAATGTCTGCAGGATCTCTATCAGCGGCTCAAATTAGTGGAATTCAGGAATATCCctaggatccacaatgaggtcgctgacgctttggctactctggtgttgatgttacatcatccagataaggtttatgttgaccctttgcatattcaggtttaG